A genomic region of Streptomyces sp. NBC_00247 contains the following coding sequences:
- a CDS encoding YccF domain-containing protein: MKTILNVIWLVLCGFWMCLGYLAAGLVLCITIIGIPFGVAAFRIGLYALWPFGYMVVDRRDAGGASCVGNVLWLVLAGWWLALGHIVTGIALFVTIIGIPLAIANFKLIPVSLMPFGKEVVPTDQPFAAR; the protein is encoded by the coding sequence GTGAAGACGATCCTGAACGTCATATGGCTGGTCCTGTGCGGCTTCTGGATGTGCCTCGGCTACCTCGCCGCCGGTCTCGTCCTCTGCATCACGATCATCGGCATCCCGTTCGGCGTGGCCGCGTTCCGCATCGGCCTGTACGCCCTCTGGCCCTTCGGCTACATGGTGGTCGACCGCCGTGACGCGGGCGGCGCCTCCTGCGTCGGCAACGTCCTCTGGCTGGTCCTCGCCGGCTGGTGGCTGGCCCTCGGCCACATCGTCACCGGTATCGCGCTCTTCGTCACGATCATCGGCATCCCGCTGGCCATCGCGAACTTCAAGCTGATCCCGGTGTCGCTGATGCCGTTCGGCAAGGAGGTCGTCCCCACGGACCAGCCCTTCGCCGCCCGTTGA
- a CDS encoding GlsB/YeaQ/YmgE family stress response membrane protein: protein MGIIAWIILGLVAGVIAKVLLPGRDPGGIIITTLIGIAGAFVGGWLSAKFLDRPINDDFFDLATWVAAIAGSLVLLIVYRLLFGNSRERR from the coding sequence ATGGGCATCATCGCGTGGATCATCCTCGGGCTAGTCGCCGGAGTCATAGCCAAGGTTCTGCTGCCGGGACGCGATCCCGGCGGCATCATCATCACGACCCTCATCGGGATCGCCGGAGCGTTCGTCGGAGGCTGGCTCTCCGCGAAGTTCCTCGACCGTCCCATCAACGACGACTTCTTCGACCTCGCGACCTGGGTGGCCGCCATCGCGGGCTCCCTGGTGCTGCTCATCGTCTACCGGCTGCTCTTCGGCAACTCCCGCGAACGCCGCTGA